In the genome of Streptomyces sp. NBC_00190, one region contains:
- a CDS encoding polyamine ABC transporter substrate-binding protein: protein MPELAFSRRAALRGLGAAGLLAALTGCGVPAAYVPEDRREGPDGSGSDRTVVFSNWPLYIDTDDEDEERRPTLEAFSERTGIEVRYTEEINDNDEFFGKVSPALMNHQETGHDLIVVSDWMAARFVHLGWAQKMDRSAQSNVAEHLDPQLRSPAFDDGRLHTVPWQSGITGIAYNRKALGREIKSVKDLWQPDLAGKVTLFSGLDESFALLMQGEGVDVTRWTESDFYRMCDQVESMVRKKHIRRFTGNDYTSDLSKGDVLACQAYSGDAIQLQADNPDIEFVVPEEGAELWAESLLVPNLARHKANAEALIDHYYAPEVAAELAASVNYVCPVPAAREVLAGSGDKETAELAENPLIFPDGDMRKRLAVARDISSAERRSLARRWNAIVGL from the coding sequence ATGCCTGAACTCGCCTTCTCCCGCCGCGCCGCGCTGCGCGGCCTCGGTGCCGCCGGCCTGCTGGCCGCCCTCACCGGCTGCGGAGTCCCCGCCGCCTACGTCCCCGAGGACCGGCGCGAAGGCCCCGACGGCTCCGGCAGCGACCGGACCGTCGTCTTCTCCAACTGGCCGCTGTACATCGACACCGACGACGAGGACGAGGAGCGCCGTCCGACCCTGGAGGCGTTCTCGGAGCGGACGGGCATCGAGGTCCGGTACACCGAGGAGATCAACGACAACGACGAGTTCTTCGGCAAGGTCAGTCCGGCCCTGATGAACCACCAGGAGACGGGCCACGACCTGATCGTGGTCAGCGACTGGATGGCCGCCCGCTTCGTCCACCTGGGCTGGGCCCAGAAGATGGACCGCTCGGCACAGTCCAACGTGGCCGAGCACCTGGACCCGCAGCTGCGGTCCCCCGCCTTCGACGACGGCCGGCTCCACACCGTCCCCTGGCAGTCGGGGATCACCGGCATCGCCTACAACCGCAAGGCCCTGGGCCGGGAGATCAAGTCGGTCAAGGACCTCTGGCAGCCCGACCTCGCGGGCAAGGTCACCCTGTTCTCCGGCCTCGACGAGTCCTTCGCGCTGCTGATGCAGGGCGAAGGCGTGGACGTCACCCGCTGGACGGAGTCCGACTTCTACCGGATGTGCGACCAGGTCGAGAGCATGGTGCGCAAGAAGCACATCCGCCGCTTCACCGGCAACGACTACACCTCCGATCTGAGCAAGGGCGACGTCCTGGCCTGCCAGGCCTACTCCGGCGACGCCATCCAGCTCCAGGCCGACAACCCGGACATCGAGTTCGTGGTGCCGGAGGAGGGGGCCGAACTCTGGGCGGAGAGCCTCCTCGTGCCCAACCTGGCCCGGCACAAGGCCAACGCCGAGGCCCTGATCGACCACTACTACGCCCCGGAGGTGGCGGCCGAGCTCGCCGCCTCCGTCAACTACGTCTGCCCGGTCCCGGCCGCCCGTGAGGTGCTGGCCGGCTCCGGCGACAAGGAGACCGCCGAACTGGCCGAGAACCCGCTGATCTTCCCCGACGGCGACATGCGCAAGCGGCTCGCCGTGGCCCGGGACATCTCCTCGGCCGAACGCCGCTCCCTCGCCCGGCGGTGGAACGCGATCGTCGGGCTCTGA